Proteins encoded in a region of the Malaciobacter mytili LMG 24559 genome:
- a CDS encoding flagellin N-terminal helical domain-containing protein, translating to MRINTNVASLQAQEANTNTNKALTNSLEKLSSGLRINKASDDASGLAIADKLRTQASSLSQSISNGNSAVALTQIADKAMAEQSNILDIVKTKLIQAATETTSDEGRKSIEKDINKLLDQLNNIAAQTNYNGTALLQASIGLAGSAVKGAMTFQMGETANDTISTTSGVRANVTGLSLTSLKTEVATTGSMTATEARGYLTKIDSAINTLNGWRADYGSTQNQLESAIRNQMTQQTNIKAAESVIRDVDYAQESATFNKQNIISQAGTFAMSQANNVQQNILRLLQ from the coding sequence ATGAGAATTAATACAAATGTTGCTTCACTACAAGCACAAGAAGCAAATACAAATACAAATAAAGCCTTAACTAATTCACTAGAAAAGTTAAGTTCAGGTTTAAGAATAAATAAAGCAAGTGATGATGCTTCTGGTTTAGCAATTGCTGATAAATTAAGAACACAAGCTAGCTCATTAAGCCAATCAATTTCAAATGGTAACTCAGCAGTTGCATTAACACAAATTGCTGATAAAGCGATGGCTGAACAATCTAATATTTTAGATATTGTTAAAACAAAACTTATTCAAGCAGCAACAGAGACAACTTCTGATGAGGGTAGAAAATCAATTGAAAAAGATATTAATAAACTATTAGATCAGTTAAATAATATCGCAGCACAAACAAACTACAACGGTACAGCATTATTACAAGCTAGTATTGGTCTTGCTGGATCTGCAGTTAAAGGTGCTATGACTTTCCAAATGGGAGAGACAGCTAATGATACTATTAGTACAACAAGTGGTGTTAGAGCAAATGTTACTGGTTTATCATTAACAAGCTTAAAAACTGAAGTTGCAACAACAGGAAGTATGACTGCAACTGAAGCTAGAGGATACTTAACAAAAATTGACTCAGCTATTAACACTTTAAATGGATGGAGAGCAGATTACGGTTCAACTCAAAACCAATTAGAATCAGCTATTAGAAACCAAATGACTCAACAAACAAATATTAAAGCAGCTGAGTCTGTTATTAGAGATGTTGATTATGCTCAAGAGAGTGCAACATTTAATAAACAAAACATTATTTCACAAGCTGGTA